A portion of the uncultured Draconibacterium sp. genome contains these proteins:
- a CDS encoding MarC family protein, translating into MDQNLFTFSLSVFTGFFAIMNPIANTPIFLGLAEGHEQKTKKVIAKQATITAFIIVASFVILGKYIFELFGITIPAFKITGGILIFYVGFEMLLSQKSKIHGSKEVQEDDSIAISPLAIPILAGPGTIVTAMNNVTNANYLHIAIVIAIFGLMAYLTYLAFSLSDYIVKKIGAHLITVIGKLMGLILAIIGTGMVVEGIKLAFGLQ; encoded by the coding sequence ATGGATCAAAACCTATTTACATTCTCACTCTCTGTTTTTACCGGCTTTTTTGCGATAATGAATCCTATTGCGAATACGCCAATATTCTTGGGGCTTGCCGAAGGACATGAACAAAAAACAAAAAAAGTAATTGCCAAACAAGCAACCATCACAGCATTTATAATTGTTGCCAGTTTTGTTATTCTTGGGAAATACATTTTCGAGCTATTCGGCATCACTATTCCGGCCTTTAAAATTACCGGTGGAATTCTGATTTTTTATGTGGGTTTTGAAATGCTTCTTTCGCAGAAATCTAAAATTCACGGGTCGAAGGAAGTTCAGGAAGATGACAGTATAGCCATTTCCCCTCTGGCCATTCCAATTCTTGCCGGCCCCGGCACAATTGTTACCGCAATGAATAATGTTACCAATGCCAACTACCTGCACATTGCCATTGTAATTGCAATTTTCGGGTTAATGGCTTACCTCACCTACCTGGCTTTTTCGTTAAGCGACTACATTGTGAAAAAAATTGGCGCCCACCTGATTACTGTAATCGGGAAATTAATGGGACTAATTCTTGCTATCATTGGCACCGGAATGGTGGTTGAAGGAATAAAACTGGCATTCGGATTACAATAA
- the rplU gene encoding 50S ribosomal protein L21 gives MYAIVEIAGQQFKVEKDKKLFVHHLDAEEGASVDFDKVLLVDNDGKVAVGTPTVKGAKITAKVLEHVKGEKVIVFKKKRRKGYQKMNGHRQQFTQIQVETIVG, from the coding sequence ATGTACGCGATTGTTGAAATTGCAGGACAGCAATTCAAAGTAGAAAAAGACAAGAAGCTTTTCGTACATCATCTGGATGCAGAAGAAGGTGCATCAGTTGATTTCGACAAAGTATTGTTGGTTGACAACGACGGTAAAGTAGCCGTTGGAACTCCAACCGTAAAAGGTGCTAAAATTACAGCCAAAGTGCTGGAACATGTAAAAGGCGAAAAAGTGATCGTATTCAAAAAGAAACGTCGTAAAGGCTATCAAAAAATGAATGGTCACCGTCAGCAGTTTACTCAGATTCAAGTAGAAACTATTGTTGGATAA